A genomic window from Sulfurimonas paralvinellae includes:
- a CDS encoding cation:proton antiporter, giving the protein MSHTLSDNILLITTISLIIMFSPFIAKSVKLPTTPIEIILGSLLGYVGFLHDEHLFNIVAELGFLYLMFIAGTEINLKNVLKTPVHTIKKVALYLFFLYAFSIAFSMQFHLGKIFMVLLPLISVGLVASLAKEYGKTPWITLSMTVGGIGEVVSIVILTITSATLKSGIGLGLFQSIMALIAFILFMFLLFRAMELIFWWFPKVSTALMPHEDNQEQDIRLSMGIFFLLVGAMLYLHLELAFGAFLAGIFIPTFFEHKHDLPEKLGSFGFGLLIPIFFIHIGSSFDLDALFISGLIEKALLITVVMILMRLFASLVFIKDLGITDTILLGLSHSMPLTLLIAMATLAYSANSIDKLHYYAFILAALFQVISVMIMIKLINVYKTKKEQKALA; this is encoded by the coding sequence ATGAGTCATACACTAAGCGATAACATCCTTCTCATTACGACGATATCGCTTATCATTATGTTCTCGCCTTTTATTGCAAAGAGTGTCAAACTGCCCACAACTCCTATCGAGATTATTCTAGGCTCACTGCTTGGTTATGTCGGTTTTTTACATGACGAGCATCTTTTTAATATCGTTGCGGAACTTGGTTTTTTATACCTTATGTTCATCGCAGGAACAGAAATCAACCTGAAAAATGTTCTCAAAACTCCTGTTCATACCATCAAAAAAGTAGCGCTCTATCTCTTCTTCTTATACGCTTTTTCCATCGCCTTTTCGATGCAGTTTCATCTTGGCAAGATCTTTATGGTATTGCTGCCGCTTATCTCGGTTGGTCTTGTTGCCTCTTTGGCAAAAGAGTATGGAAAAACCCCTTGGATAACACTCTCTATGACCGTCGGTGGTATTGGTGAAGTCGTGAGTATCGTCATCTTGACCATAACATCGGCTACTTTGAAATCAGGCATAGGTCTTGGACTATTCCAAAGCATCATGGCTTTGATCGCTTTTATTTTGTTTATGTTTCTGCTCTTTCGCGCAATGGAGCTTATCTTTTGGTGGTTTCCAAAGGTCTCCACTGCCCTTATGCCCCATGAGGATAATCAGGAACAGGATATCCGTCTTTCCATGGGAATCTTTTTTCTGCTTGTCGGCGCTATGCTCTATCTGCATCTCGAACTTGCTTTTGGTGCTTTTTTAGCGGGCATATTCATTCCGACATTCTTTGAGCATAAACATGATCTTCCGGAAAAGCTCGGCTCTTTTGGTTTTGGACTTTTGATTCCTATCTTTTTTATCCATATCGGCAGTTCATTTGATCTTGATGCTCTGTTTATCAGCGGTTTGATTGAAAAAGCACTGCTCATTACCGTTGTCATGATCTTAATGCGTCTCTTTGCCTCTTTGGTCTTCATAAAAGACCTGGGGATTACAGATACGATTTTATTGGGGCTTTCTCATTCCATGCCGCTGACGCTTCTTATTGCGATGGCTACTTTAGCATACAGCGCAAACTCCATTGATAAGCTTCACTACTACGCTTTCATTCTTGCTGCGCTCTTTCAGGTCATTTCCGTTATGATCATGAT
- a CDS encoding biotin synthase — translation MSEKIFLCSICNINSGTCKEDCKFCSQSVRYKADIDRYKQKPIQDIQQEAINARDNGALGFCLVTADKGLNDKTLKFVCNVAHAVQEVAPELRLIACNGTATLDQLLTLKDAGIKAYNHNLETSEAFYPQICTTHPWSERYKTCQNVNEAGLVLITGGIFGLGETQADRISMLESLASLNPTSVPINFYHHNEALQLSPNPLTVEDALSLIKLTREMIPNAKRIMVAGGRELMFGERQSEIFDAGANSIVIGNYLTTSGRAMNKDLEMLESLGLDIAKSVAG, via the coding sequence GTGAGTGAGAAGATATTTCTATGTTCCATCTGTAACATCAACAGCGGTACATGCAAAGAAGATTGTAAATTTTGCTCACAGAGTGTGCGCTATAAAGCCGACATTGATCGCTATAAACAAAAACCCATCCAAGATATCCAACAAGAGGCTATTAATGCCCGTGATAACGGCGCACTCGGTTTTTGTCTTGTAACGGCGGACAAAGGTCTCAATGACAAGACTTTGAAATTTGTCTGCAATGTCGCTCACGCAGTTCAAGAAGTCGCACCCGAACTGCGTCTGATTGCCTGTAATGGTACAGCGACATTAGATCAGCTGCTGACATTGAAAGATGCAGGCATCAAAGCATACAATCACAATCTCGAAACAAGCGAAGCGTTTTATCCGCAGATATGCACGACGCATCCATGGTCTGAGCGTTACAAGACCTGCCAAAATGTCAACGAAGCAGGGCTTGTTCTCATTACCGGCGGCATCTTCGGACTCGGCGAGACGCAAGCTGACAGAATCTCGATGCTGGAGTCTTTAGCATCACTCAACCCTACCTCCGTGCCTATCAACTTCTATCATCACAATGAAGCGCTGCAGCTCAGTCCAAATCCACTGACAGTTGAAGATGCCCTTTCTCTCATCAAGCTCACAAGAGAGATGATTCCAAATGCTAAGCGTATTATGGTCGCAGGCGGACGTGAGTTGATGTTCGGTGAGCGCCAAAGTGAGATCTTCGATGCAGGTGCGAACTCCATCGTCATTGGAAACTATCTGACAACTTCCGGACGGGCGATGAACAAAGACCTTGAAATGCTTGAATCTCTCGGACTTGACATTGCCAAGAGTGTAGCAGGTTAG
- a CDS encoding metallophosphoesterase family protein, translated as MKIGVLSDTHSKIKRAKIALDFLIAEGAEFIIHAGDIVEPEILELLANCGKKYIAVYGNNDAHLAAYHNDYNLVQEPYYFKLADTKFKLMHLPFYMTADAEVVIFGHTHAFEIEFKGKTLYLNPGEVCARNKALSECVMLEVKSNKFIVNYYTRKPKKEFKLQKTYEFKRQKSE; from the coding sequence ATGAAAATAGGTGTTCTCTCCGATACACATTCGAAAATCAAGCGTGCAAAGATCGCTCTTGATTTTTTAATAGCCGAGGGGGCTGAGTTTATTATCCATGCGGGGGATATTGTCGAGCCTGAGATTTTGGAGCTTTTAGCCAACTGCGGCAAAAAGTACATCGCAGTCTACGGAAACAATGACGCACACCTCGCAGCTTATCATAACGACTACAATCTCGTCCAAGAGCCTTATTACTTCAAACTCGCCGACACAAAGTTCAAACTGATGCATCTGCCGTTTTATATGACAGCGGATGCCGAGGTGGTCATCTTCGGTCATACCCATGCTTTCGAGATTGAATTTAAAGGCAAAACGCTTTATCTCAATCCCGGCGAAGTCTGCGCAAGAAACAAAGCCCTCTCAGAGTGTGTGATGCTTGAAGTGAAATCAAACAAATTTATAGTAAACTACTATACACGAAAACCAAAAAAAGAGTTCAAACTGCAAAAAACGTATGAATTTAAAAGGCAAAAGAGTGAGTGA
- the topA gene encoding type I DNA topoisomerase codes for MNLIIVESPAKARTIKNFLGKGYDVIASKGHIRDLPKSRFGITIDEEHHEIVPKYSVAKENAPTVKEIREKAKKADTIYIATDEDREGEAIGWHIAHAIKKDPEDLPRIVFHEITKGAIKHALESARKIDMKMVNAQQARRLLDRIVGYKLSPLLASKIQKGLSGGRVQSSTLKLVVDREREIKAFVPQEYWTIDTVFKTNIDANLIKHKGEKLSKLSIENKEKAESITQSVKNDDFTIAKIETKQRKSATPPPFMTSTLQQTASSKLGFTPKKTMMIAQTLYEGVKTPDGTSGVITYMRTDSLNLAQEAVGAVRGIIENRYGKKYLPKSPKVYTKKAKGAQEAHEAIRPTMLQFTPEVAVKYLKPDEIKLYRLIYERFMACQMEDALFEQQSIIFKGNENEYRASGRKLIFDGFYAVTGTEDKDKLLPTLKEGDKADIQSVKPEQHFTEPPSRYSEASLIKKLEAEGVGRPSTYAPTIATLSNRTYVTIEKKQIIPTEIAFTVTEILEKHFPNIVDINFTAEMEEKLDEIAEGHEDWQKLLIDFYESFMKQIEEGKEKIVSLKVAKPLGRNCPKCGSELLLRSGRFGQFIACSGFPKCKYTEQCDEEGNPVEKKEQTSDDKCEKCGADMIVKNGRNGQFLACSNYPDCKNTKSINVEEKVSETPCPDCGGKISLKNSRRGPFWGCENYPDCKFISKFEPTTIKCKEKGCTGVLAPRTYRNKEVYECVKCKARTPREEIDEQK; via the coding sequence TTGAACTTAATTATCGTCGAATCACCTGCAAAAGCCCGTACTATCAAGAACTTTCTTGGGAAGGGTTATGATGTCATCGCTTCAAAAGGACACATCCGCGACCTGCCGAAATCCCGCTTTGGGATAACCATAGATGAAGAACATCATGAGATTGTTCCAAAATACTCCGTTGCCAAAGAGAATGCCCCTACCGTGAAAGAGATACGTGAAAAAGCGAAAAAAGCGGACACTATCTATATCGCGACCGATGAGGACCGCGAGGGAGAGGCTATTGGCTGGCATATCGCGCACGCCATCAAAAAAGACCCCGAAGATCTGCCGCGTATCGTCTTTCATGAGATCACAAAAGGCGCTATCAAGCACGCGCTTGAATCTGCACGCAAGATAGATATGAAGATGGTAAACGCGCAACAGGCACGCCGTCTTCTTGACAGAATCGTGGGTTACAAGCTCTCTCCGCTTCTAGCTTCAAAGATTCAAAAAGGACTCTCAGGCGGGCGTGTTCAATCTTCGACACTCAAGCTCGTCGTTGACCGTGAGCGTGAGATAAAAGCCTTTGTTCCCCAAGAGTACTGGACAATTGACACTGTCTTTAAAACAAACATCGACGCAAACCTCATCAAACATAAAGGCGAAAAGCTCTCCAAGCTCTCTATAGAGAACAAAGAAAAAGCGGAATCTATCACGCAGAGTGTAAAAAACGATGACTTTACAATCGCAAAGATAGAGACAAAACAACGAAAATCAGCAACACCGCCACCATTTATGACGTCAACACTGCAGCAAACAGCTTCAAGCAAACTCGGTTTCACACCGAAAAAGACGATGATGATAGCCCAGACACTCTATGAAGGTGTCAAAACACCTGACGGAACATCAGGGGTCATCACCTACATGAGAACCGATTCACTCAATCTGGCACAAGAGGCTGTAGGTGCAGTTCGCGGCATTATCGAAAACCGCTACGGTAAAAAATACCTGCCGAAAAGTCCGAAAGTCTACACGAAAAAAGCAAAAGGGGCACAGGAAGCGCACGAGGCTATCCGCCCTACTATGCTGCAATTCACTCCTGAAGTAGCGGTCAAATACCTCAAACCAGACGAGATAAAACTCTACCGCCTCATTTATGAGCGTTTTATGGCATGTCAGATGGAAGATGCCCTCTTCGAGCAGCAGAGCATCATTTTTAAAGGAAATGAAAACGAGTACCGTGCAAGCGGGCGTAAACTCATCTTTGATGGTTTTTATGCCGTAACAGGAACAGAAGACAAAGACAAACTCCTTCCTACTCTAAAAGAGGGTGACAAAGCCGATATTCAAAGCGTCAAACCTGAGCAGCATTTCACCGAGCCACCTTCACGATATTCAGAAGCAAGTCTAATCAAAAAGCTCGAAGCCGAAGGTGTCGGACGTCCTTCAACCTATGCACCGACAATCGCGACACTCTCGAACCGCACCTATGTAACCATTGAGAAGAAGCAGATCATCCCTACTGAGATCGCCTTTACGGTAACAGAAATCTTAGAGAAGCATTTTCCAAATATCGTCGACATCAACTTCACAGCAGAGATGGAAGAGAAGCTTGATGAGATAGCCGAAGGGCATGAAGATTGGCAAAAACTGCTCATTGATTTTTATGAAAGTTTTATGAAGCAGATTGAAGAGGGGAAAGAGAAGATCGTTTCACTCAAAGTTGCCAAACCGTTAGGCAGAAACTGTCCTAAATGCGGCAGCGAGCTACTGCTTCGAAGCGGGCGTTTCGGACAGTTCATCGCCTGCAGCGGATTTCCAAAATGTAAATACACAGAGCAGTGTGACGAAGAGGGCAACCCTGTAGAGAAAAAAGAGCAGACGAGTGATGACAAATGTGAGAAGTGTGGTGCCGATATGATTGTAAAAAATGGTCGTAACGGACAGTTTTTAGCCTGTTCGAACTATCCTGATTGTAAAAATACGAAAAGCATCAATGTCGAAGAGAAAGTAAGTGAAACGCCATGTCCCGACTGTGGCGGCAAAATCAGCCTCAAGAACTCACGCAGAGGACCGTTTTGGGGATGTGAAAACTACCCTGATTGTAAGTTCATCTCCAAGTTCGAACCGACAACCATCAAATGTAAAGAAAAAGGCTGTACAGGTGTGCTTGCTCCTAGAACCTACAGAAATAAAGAGGTCTATGAGTGTGTCAAATGTAAAGCGCGAACACCGCGTGAAGAGATAGACGAGCAAAAATAG
- a CDS encoding flagellin — MGFRINTNIGAMNAHKNAVFNNQALDKSLNRLSSGLRINKAADDSAGLAIADKLSAQSQGLGQAIRNGNDAIGLIQTADGALQEYTQIVQRIRTLAVESSNDTQDSASRSFIQTEVNRLISSASFINSQTKFNGKTLFTDSSFTFHIGAYANETTKTTIDSMTASNVIGTAGVSTQSAAEATISAMDSALKTIDTLRSTLGSAQNQLESTIRNISTTQVNVTAAESQIRDVDFAAESANFNKRNILAQSGSYAMSQANAVQQNVLRLLQ; from the coding sequence ATGGGTTTTAGAATTAACACAAACATCGGTGCGATGAATGCACACAAAAATGCTGTTTTTAACAATCAGGCGCTTGATAAAAGTTTAAATAGACTTTCATCTGGTCTAAGAATAAATAAAGCTGCTGATGATTCAGCTGGTCTAGCGATTGCAGACAAACTTTCTGCGCAGTCACAAGGTCTTGGTCAGGCTATTAGAAACGGGAACGATGCTATCGGTCTTATTCAAACTGCTGATGGCGCTTTACAAGAGTATACACAAATTGTACAGCGTATTCGTACACTTGCTGTTGAATCATCAAATGATACGCAAGATTCTGCTTCAAGATCATTTATTCAAACAGAGGTTAACCGTCTTATCTCTTCTGCGAGTTTTATTAATTCACAGACTAAATTTAATGGTAAAACATTGTTTACAGATAGTAGTTTTACATTTCATATTGGAGCGTATGCAAATGAAACAACAAAAACTACTATTGATTCTATGACAGCATCTAATGTTATTGGAACTGCTGGTGTATCAACGCAATCGGCGGCAGAAGCTACAATCTCTGCAATGGATAGTGCTTTAAAAACGATTGATACATTGAGATCAACACTTGGTTCAGCTCAAAATCAACTTGAATCGACTATTAGAAATATCTCTACAACTCAAGTTAATGTTACAGCGGCTGAGTCTCAAATTCGCGATGTTGATTTTGCTGCTGAGTCTGCAAACTTCAACAAAAGAAACATCTTAGCGCAATCTGGTTCATATGCGATGAGTCAGGCTAATGCTGTTCAACAAAACGTGTTAAGACTTTTACAGTAG
- a CDS encoding motility associated factor glycosyltransferase family protein, translated as MDMQQIQQQTQKVYTKNILFLQSSHFDLYEKISAFENAIENGFYTQKYDLEYKNEGYFDVIEKETGKWLYNIDSNEHAEKITKSIDFSKEDNLFETFRDLRFTDEDVEKYEQMDLIESSLATIAPIVHYTNQYADKTTTMKKIYKFIFVGVGLGLHLPKVHEKLQSNVYFIIEDDLELFYLSLFTCDYASLTDNGANLHFSVFEEEADFRYKAFAFLRDMPIYNHYLKYFLLLSHSDEKLKAMHNVVISQDYLKFPHSAVLLAFLRPLDYLQNKFKFVNLTKIIDSKEFKKHKVLVLGAGPSLQKNIEWVHKNQEKFIIIAATAAMSLLEKNNIHPDILVHIDGFEASMKHLENVTSIDFFNDSIKLFSTFTYPELSLSFNLDKLYIFQSGVSIKEGYQFITASNVGIISCILPVMFQTQKLYLLGLDMALDAKTGRTHLSDHVHSKELDINHKVSLEENISYHDSVFFTKGNFTDEIPTTPNFLSSLMEIKGMLIRMKSPKQTIFNLSDGAAIECTIPLKVDSLEQEKLESEDKTYIQKQLTELFESSSTIGLTENEIEHMQKRVFHANNVLNLLESFQKMKFNSMNIFHYELLGLFINILAEDDVQEAEDTNGVISLYIQMVSGYVFDFINTREVTNPKKHIKKLSKLLTAQMIKLVEYYKNYLENFIKEMEKQLSQKA; from the coding sequence ATGGATATGCAACAGATACAACAACAGACACAGAAAGTATACACAAAGAACATTCTTTTTCTACAATCATCACACTTTGATCTTTATGAAAAAATCTCAGCTTTTGAAAATGCTATTGAAAACGGTTTTTATACACAAAAATATGATCTTGAATATAAGAATGAAGGCTACTTCGATGTCATAGAAAAAGAAACTGGTAAATGGCTTTATAATATTGACAGTAATGAACATGCAGAGAAAATTACAAAAAGTATTGATTTTTCAAAAGAAGATAATCTATTTGAAACTTTTAGAGATTTACGCTTTACAGATGAAGATGTTGAAAAATACGAACAGATGGATCTCATAGAATCTTCACTCGCAACTATCGCTCCAATCGTTCATTATACAAACCAATATGCAGACAAAACAACCACTATGAAAAAAATCTATAAGTTTATCTTTGTTGGTGTCGGTCTTGGGTTGCATCTTCCAAAAGTACATGAAAAACTTCAATCCAATGTCTATTTCATTATAGAAGATGATCTGGAACTTTTTTATCTTTCACTTTTTACCTGTGATTACGCTTCACTGACAGACAATGGCGCAAATCTTCACTTTTCCGTTTTTGAAGAAGAAGCTGATTTTCGATACAAGGCATTTGCTTTTTTACGAGACATGCCAATCTACAACCACTATCTAAAATATTTTCTGCTTTTAAGTCACAGTGATGAAAAATTAAAAGCTATGCATAATGTCGTCATTTCGCAAGATTATCTAAAGTTTCCCCATTCAGCCGTTTTACTCGCTTTTTTAAGACCTCTGGATTATTTACAGAATAAATTTAAATTTGTAAACCTTACAAAAATCATCGACTCCAAAGAATTTAAAAAACACAAAGTGTTAGTTCTGGGTGCAGGACCGTCTTTACAAAAAAATATAGAGTGGGTTCACAAAAATCAGGAAAAATTCATCATAATTGCAGCAACAGCAGCAATGAGTTTGCTGGAAAAAAATAATATACATCCAGATATACTTGTCCACATTGATGGCTTTGAAGCAAGTATGAAACACCTTGAGAATGTAACTTCTATAGATTTCTTCAATGACTCTATCAAACTTTTTTCAACATTTACCTATCCTGAGTTATCTCTTTCTTTTAACTTGGATAAACTCTATATTTTCCAATCAGGTGTTTCTATAAAAGAGGGATATCAATTCATAACGGCTTCAAATGTAGGGATAATCAGCTGTATTCTGCCTGTCATGTTTCAAACGCAAAAACTCTACCTGCTTGGTCTCGATATGGCTTTAGATGCTAAAACAGGGCGTACGCATCTCTCAGACCATGTTCATAGCAAAGAACTCGATATCAATCATAAAGTATCATTGGAAGAAAATATCAGTTATCATGATAGTGTCTTTTTTACAAAAGGAAATTTTACGGATGAAATACCGACAACACCTAATTTTCTCAGTTCTTTAATGGAAATAAAGGGTATGCTTATTCGTATGAAATCTCCCAAGCAAACGATATTTAACCTCTCAGACGGTGCTGCTATTGAGTGTACGATTCCACTCAAGGTTGATAGTTTAGAACAAGAAAAATTAGAATCCGAGGATAAAACATACATTCAAAAACAACTCACAGAACTTTTTGAATCATCATCTACCATAGGATTGACAGAAAATGAAATAGAGCATATGCAAAAGCGTGTTTTTCATGCAAATAATGTCTTAAATCTGTTGGAGTCATTTCAAAAAATGAAATTTAATTCTATGAATATTTTTCATTATGAGTTGCTTGGACTTTTTATCAATATATTAGCAGAAGATGATGTTCAAGAAGCAGAAGATACGAATGGTGTCATTTCACTGTATATTCAAATGGTCAGTGGTTATGTTTTTGATTTTATCAATACAAGAGAAGTCACAAATCCAAAAAAACATATTAAAAAGCTGAGTAAACTTTTAACAGCACAAATGATAAAACTCGTTGAGTATTATAAAAATTATCTGGAAAATTTCATAAAAGAGATGGAAAAACAACTAAGCCAAAAGGCTTAG